The window GCGCGCGACGACCTTCAAGCAGAACTCCACGAGACGCGTAGTGAGCTGACCCGAGAACGCCAACTTCTGGAAGACCTCGAAGCCCGTCATAGCCGGGTCGCTGCTGAGCGCGACCAGGTTACGCGTGAGCGTGACGGGCTCAAACAGGAGAAGGCCGCCTTTGCCCGTGAGACCGACTACCTGCAGGTCGAACGACGCAAACTGGGCGATGAGAATCAGTCGCTTAAAGCTCGGGTTGAGGAGCTGGAGAAAGACCGCAAGCGCAAGCGTAAGATCTTCGAAGAGCTCTCCGGCGATCTTCGCGGGCTGGTCGAAGAGAACGATCGCCTGGGCGGTGAACTCGCCAGTGTCCGCGAGCGTCTGGAGCAGGCTCCCACAGGGGAGGCGCTTGAGGCCTTGCAGTCGGAACTTGTCGAGCGCGAAGAGCTCATCACGTCGCTCTCTGCTCAGATTGAGGAGCTGGAGAGCGACGCCTCCAACCTCACCCGCGACCTGGGACAGATCGCCGAGGAGCGAGACGCGCTGGCCTCGCTGGAAACCGAGCTCCGAGAGCAGCTTGAGGCCGCCCGCGCCGCCCAGCTCGCTGACCTCGAAGAGGGGGAAGCGCTCGAAGCGTTGCGCAGCGAGATGGCCGAGCTTCAAGCCCGGCTGGAGGCCGCACAGGGCGAGCTCGAAGAGGCGCGCCAGGCCGTAGAGGACGCCGCCGAGGCCGGAGAGGGCTCCGACGCCGAGGAGCTCGCCAGGCTTAAGGCTGAACTCGAAGAGGCACGCGACCAGAACGCCAGCGTTGAGATCGAGCGCGATGCGTTAAACGCGCGCCTGGCAGCGCTCGAAGCTGAGCTTCAGGCCCGCGATGAAGCGGCGAGTGAGCGAGGTGAGAGCGGAGCTGTCGACGAGGGCGAGGTGGCGAAACTTCTCGAAGAGAAGACCTCGCTGGAGGCTACGCTGGCTGAGATCATCCTGGAGCGTGACCGCCTCGAAGATCAGCTTCGCCAGCTCGCCGAAGCCTGAGGGCTCAAACCTCCCAGAGGGTGAGCACGCCCAGGTGATCGGAAGCCGTGGCGTTCTCCAAAACCCGGTGGGCCAGGGCGCGAGCGCCCTGGCCCAGCACGAAGTCGATGCGGCGGTCAGGCTGGTGGGCCGGGAAGGTCTCAATCGCTTCGGGCGCGCCCGGATCGTCGCAGACAGCAACCAGCGCCTCAAGCCATTCAGCGCGCTCGGGTTCGTTGAAATCCCCCATAATGAAGCGGGCCACCGGCGCATCATCCGCACCACAGAGGGGCGCTGCGCAGATGCGTTCGCGCAGCACCTGGCCTTGCTGCGGGCGATCTTCTTCCAGGTAAGAGAGATGCGTGCAGAAGATCTCCACCGCTCCAGCCGGGCTGTCGATAAGGACTCGTGCCAGCCGTCGGGGTTCGTCGCGGATTTGAGGCAAGGGGTCGACCTGAACCTCCAGAATCGGCCAGCGGCTTAAGAGGGCCTGGCCGTAGCGCGCCGGCTCCTGACCAGGGCGGTCCTCGATGATCGCCGGGATAAAGATGTGATGCTCAAGTCCGGTCAGGGCGCTGAGCCGGGCGGTGGAGTCCCCGGAAGGTCCCATCGTCCAGTGATGCCCGACCTCCTGAAGTGCGACCACATCGGCATCGGCCTCGTCGATCACTTGAGAGATCGCATACAGCCCTTCCTGAATGCCCAGGCGGATGTTGTAGGTCATCACTCGAAGTTGGTGTGGCATCGAAGCCTCCCGGCGTTGGTTGGGGGTAGGGAAGTGTGCTAGGGCTCGAAGGCGTTTCAGGCAACTCATGGGGCTCTGTGGATGGGGCCCGGCTACCCGGAGAGAAGTATGGTGGAGAGACGGTCGGAAGGGAAGAAGTCGCACGGGGCGTTTCGCTCGGTGCCCAAGACCGGCGTGATCTATGTGATGAGCGAGGCCGGTCGCCACGGTTACCGACCCGGTGATCCGGGGTGGACCAATCTCGGCCAGGGCCAGCCCGAGACCGGGATGCTTGAGCATGCGCCTGCGCGCATCGATGCCATCTCGATTACCGAAGATGATCACGAGTACTCCCCGGTCACCGGATTGTGGGAGCTTCGCGAGGCTGTGGCTGACCACTACAACCGCCGCTACCGCCGCGGTATGGCCAGTCAGTACTCCGCCGAAAACGTCGCGATCTGCGGCGGTGGGCGCACCGCGCTCTCTCGCCTGGCCGCAGCGCTGGGGCCGATTAACCTGGGGCATTTTTTGCCCGATTACACCGCCTACGAAGAGCTGCTGGATCTTTTCCGCCTCTTCAACCCCATCCCGATTTTGCTCGACCCGCGCCGGGGCTACGCGTTTAGCGCGGGCGAACTCGAAGATGAGATTAAAGGGCGAGGCCTCTCGGCGCTGCTGCTCTCTAACCCCTGCAACCCCACCGGAAAGCTGGTCGGAGGCGACGAACTCGGCCAGTGGCTGCGCGTGGCGCGGGAGCTCGACTGCGCCATGATCTTCGATGAGTTCTACAGCCACTACGTCTGGGGCAAGTCCGTGGAGGAGGCCACCGCGGCGCGCTACGTCGAAGATGTGGAGCGAGATCCAGCGGTCATCGTCAATGGCCTGACTAAGAGCTGGCGCTACCCGGGCTGGCGCCTCTCGTGGACGGTGGGGCCGAAAAAGGTCATCGAGCGCGTGGCCAGCGCCGGAAGCTTCCTCGATGGCGGCGCGGCGCGTCCGCTGCAACGCGCGGCGGTCAGACTGCTTGATGATGAGGTCACCGACGCGGAGATCGTTGCCATACGCGAGCGCTTCGCCGCCAAGCGACATATGATGATGTCGCGCCTGCAGAAGATGGGCATCAAGCTCGACTTGCCTGCTCAGGGCACCTTCTACGTGTGGGCCAATTTAAGTGAGCTTCCGCCCGGACTTCGCGATGGGATGGACTTCTTCTCGCAGGCTCTCAAGAGGCAGGTGATCTGCGTGCCCGGCGAGTTTTTTGACGTCAACCCGGGCCAGCGTCGCGCCAACCGCTACAGCCGCTTTAAGAACTACGTGCGCTTTAGCTTCGGGCCGCCTCAGGCGGAGCTTGAGGCCGGGCTCGACCGTCTGGAGCAGATGATCGCCGAGGTGTCTCAGGCGCAGATGGCAGGCGCCTGAGGGGAGCTTTCCAGCTCTCAATGGGGGCTGGAGAGAGGGAGCTCGAAGCAAAAGCGCGTGCCCTCGCCGAGGTCGCTCTCGACGCTTAGCTGGCCGCCGTGTTCTTCGAGGATCTGCTGGGTCATCGGGAGCCCCAGCCCGGTGCCCTGGGACTTGGTCGAGAAGAAAGGCTCAAAGAGGCGCTCCAGCGCCTCAGGGCGAATGCCTTCGCCCTGATCTTCGATTGCGACGCGGGCGACGCCCTCGACGCGGGTCACACTCACCACGATCGCATCGCCCGGCGAGCTGGCTTCGACGGCGTTTTTGATGAGGTTGAGAAGGGCCTGGCGTATCTGGTTGGCGTCGACATCCACCTCCAGGGGGGCGTTGTCGATGGTCACAATCACCTCGACACCGTGCTGGCTCCACTCCCATTGATGGAAGTCGATGAGCCCCTGAACGATGTCATCAAGGTTCTCAGGCTGGGTCTTCGGCGAGGGCAGGCGCGCGTATGTGAGATACTCTTCGGTAATGTCGCGCAGACGATCGATTTCTTCGATCACAGTTTCCAGAAGAGGGCGGATGTCCTCATCGGAGGCGTCGATGCCGCGCTCCTCTAAGGCCTCGGCGAGCATCTCCACATTGAGGTTGATGCTGGAGAGGGGGTTTCGCAATTCATGGGTGATCAGGCTGGTCATGCGCCCGATGGTGGCCAGGCGTTCCGACTTGAGCAGCGCGGCGTGTTGGCTGCGAAGGCGAGCATCGCGTTCGGCGAGGCTGTGGGCCATCGCGTTGAACTCAGCGGTGAGCAGGGCGACCTCGTCCTGGCCCATGCGGGTCGAGGGGGTGGGAAGAGGGCGGTAGTCGCCCTCACCGATGCGACGGGCAGCCTGGGCGAGCGTGGTCAGCGGTCGCAGCGTCCAGACAATGAGAATGAGCACAAGCAGCGCCACCGCCAGAGCGGCAAGGCTGAGCGCGCCCAGTGCGTAGACCGAGCTGCGTTCGGCGTCATCGGCTCGCGTCAGGGCCTGATCCGTGGCCACACGCAGTTCGGCGCGCAGCTGTGTAAGTCGATTGTCCAGCGCGCGCGCCTCGGCGCTGAGCTCGGTCTGCGTCTCCGAGATGGAGGCCGAAAGTTCGGACCCCTGCGGGCGCTCCCTCAACACCTGGGCGGTAAACGCACTGGCCGCCTTTGAGAACTCCGCGCCGCGCGTTTGCAGAGCCCGGAGATCGCGAAGGATGGACGCAAAGGCCTCACTCTGCGCCGCGGGTACCTCCTCAAGCTCGCTGAAGTCGGCCAGGAGCGCGGCCTCGCCGAGCTCCTCGTCGAGGTTTTCAGGCAGCGCATTGAGCAGGCGAGTCAGCTGCAATGAGCGACGTAGTACCGCCGGATCGCGCTCGTTGAGTACGACGTGAAAGCTGCGCAGATCGTTTTGCACATCGCTCAGTTGCAGCCCCAGCGGGACGATACGTTGGTTGATAGCGCGAAGCTGCCCGTAGAGGCTCTGGGTGCGCTCGACGCCGAACATCACTACCGCGCTAAAGACGATGGTGACGCCGGCAAAGGCGATGAAGACTTTGGTGGCCAGGCTCAGGCGCATGGGCTCGTGGTGGGATAGGAGAGTCGGGGGGGAGGGACCAACGCGTCGATAGTAGCGAGACGTCGTCACGCCTGTCGACCTACGTTCAGGCGCCGGAGACCCGGGAAGCTGTCACGGGCTGCAGCGGGAAGAATTCTCTCGATCCTTTATTGCAAGTGATTTGCGTTTGCATTACTACGCCGTGGGCCGAGCCCGAGGGGCGTACGTTTCGCTTACGAAGGAATCAACATGAACATGTGGCATCTGACAGGGGTGGTGGGATTGAGTTTGATGGGGTGCGCCGCCGGAGTTGCCGACGCAGAACCAGCGCAGACTCCGAATGACGCGGGGGAGATGGACACGGCGGCAGGTGATCGTGGCGATGTCGCCATCCGAGATGTCGAGGCGTTCACGGACGGCGGTTGGGAGGAGCCGCGCGACGCTGAGGATGGTGGCGGGGAGGTGGATGGCGGGGCCGACCCGGTGGAGGCATGGGCCCCGGGAGATCGGCCGATCGGGGAGGGGCCTTTCTGGCCGGGAACGGGGCGACGCGAGTTTGTCGCGTCGCACTTCGACGACCACGTCTTCTGGGAGGCGGGGGTGCAGGGGGGCTACCACATCTGGATCGCCGCGGAGGTCGACCGACACGTTCTCGATGCGATCGACGAGGAGGCTCGCCGGGAGATTCGGCACACCTACACGTTTTTTCATGAAGATGGCGAGTTGCTGGCCACCGCGAGTCGCACCGGAGGCTTTCGTCTTAACGAAGACGAGGGAACCTGGCAGGCGCGGGGCTTGTACGCGGTGCTTCAGGCACCGCGACGTCCCTCGACGATGAATGATGAGGCGATTCGCTACGAACTCGAGGTGCAATGGGGTGATGAGATGTTTCGACGCCAGGTCTGGCTTTTGAGCCAGTGCTGCGACTAGGACGCCGCGAGCCAGCGCTGACGTCGCAGCCATCGACGTCGGCGTCTGCTCGAAGGCGGAGCAAGGAGATTCAAGACATGAAGTTGAGGTTTAAAAATTACCGAGCCGCACTGGTCGCGAGCGTGGTTGCGGTCGCACTTGCTGCATGTGCTGACCGCGCCGAGGAGCCCGGGACCAACGAGGCTCCCGATGCGCGTTCGGCCGAGTGGGACGTTCTGGCCGAGGAGCTGCCGGCGGCTCTTCTTTCGGTGGCCGGGCGCGCGTCAAACGATGTGTGGGCCGTGGGCGCTCAGGTCGGCGATAGGCCCATCGCGATACACTATGATGGGGAGTCGTGGGTTCAGCACGACGTCCCATTTAACGTGGATTTGTGGTGGGTCCATATCACACCATCGGGGCGCCCCTATTTTGGTGGAAGTGACGGGGCCATTCTGACCCTGGAGGGTGAGCGTTTTCGACGCATCGACGAGCTGAGTCTGGCCCGTCATACCGTCCTCGGAATCGCCGGAGAGGAGGACGATCTCTACGCCGTTGGCAGCATCGGCGCTCGCAGCGGATTTGTATGGCATTTCAATGGCGAGCGCTGGCAAGACCTCCCACTCCCGAAGGAGATGCCACGTCTGGAGGACGGCACGCTCCCGGGACTCTTCAAAACGCACGTCGACGAGGCGGGCACGCTCTGGGTTGTCGGCGCTGAAGGCACGGTCTTGCGACGCCAGGGCGAGGAACCCCTGGAGCGTGTTGTCGTCGATACCCGGGCGACGCTCTTTACGGTGCATGGCGCCGGCCAGACGGTTTATGCGGCCGGTGGGCACGCGCAGGGCGTCATCGTGGAGTTGGGCGATGCCCCCCGGGTCGAGACGCTATCGACACCCTTTTTGCAGGGCGTGCATGTCTCTGATGACGGGGAGGTCGTGGCTGTAGGCGGGCTCGGAACGATTGTGCGCAAGAGCCAGGAGGGGCAATGGGTGCCGGTGGGCGATGAACTCGACCTCGTCGTGGAATCCTTGCACGCAGTCTGGTCGGCTCCAGATGGGGTTCGGCTGGCCGTGGGGGGGAGCGTCGTCTCGCCGGAGCTCGATGAGGGGTTGATGTTGATTCAGGGGGAGGGGGCAGCGCCGGAGATCGATGAGGCCTTGCGGCCCGAGCCTCCCCGGGAGCGCTGTCCCGACGAGGTGCTCACCCGTGGCGCGGAGCACTCGGTGGCGCGGCGCTGGATCGAGCAGAATCTGGCCGCCATTCGCCTTGAGGTGCCGATGCCCCCGGTGCATGCGCGCAACCTCTACCATCTCTCGTTAGCGCTCTTTGATGCCTGGTCGCTCTTCGACGCGGAGCAAGAGCCGATTTTGGTCGATGCCAGCCTGGGCGAAGGCGTTCGCGACACATTCTCTCCCGAGGAGTGGAGTGACGCCCGGCACGAGGCGATGAGTGTGGCGGCCTACCGTCTGTTGGCGCATCGCTACGACGGGGGGCTCGGGGCGGCGATAACCCGCGACTGTCTCGACCGAACGCTGGCGTCGCTGGGGTATGACCCGGCGCTGATGGCCGATGAGCGAGGGCCGGCCGGGCGACTTGGCGAGGAGGTGGCACAAACGATCATCGATGCCTTCGTGCAGGACGGTTCGCTGGAGGCGTCGGGCTATCAGTCTCCAGATTATGAGAGCCTGGCACCGCCCCTGGTCGTGGACGATGCGGGCACCCTGGCCAGCGATCCCTCGCTGTGGCAACCCCTGGACCTGGCCCAGGCGGTGACGCAGAACGGCATTGCCGTCGACTCAGGAGTGCAGGGCTACATCGGTCCTCATTGGGCCGTGGTGACCCCCTTTGCGATCGAGCGTAGCGCCGCGGATCGTCCCTATGTGACACCGGGGCCGCGACCGGAGATGGGCGCGGACATGCGCGACTGGGTGGTGGATGTGATTCGGCGAACCTCCTGGCTCGACGCAAACTCCGAGGAAAGGATGGATGCGTCGCCGGGAGCCTACGGCAACAACACCCTCGGCGCCGACGACGGCGAGGGACATGCGATCAACCCGTCGACCGGCCGCGCCTACGACCAGCAGATCGTGTCGCGTAGCGACTTTGGTCGGGTGCTTGCCGAATACTGGGCCGACGGGCCCGACTCGGAGACCCCGCCGGGGCATTGGAATACGCTCGCGCATAAGGCGCTGGATCACCCTTTGTTTGAGCGGCGCTTTTACGGTGATGGCGAGGAGGTCGAGGCGCTGACCTTTGATGTGCACCTCTATCTGGTGCTCAATGGCGCGCTTCATGACGCGGCGATTGCCGCCTGGGAGTTAAAGCGTCTGTATGAGACCTCGCGACCGATCACGCTGATTCGGTGGATGGGGGCCCGGGGGCAATCCAGCGATCCGACGATGCCCTCCTACGATCCGCAGGGGCTTCCGTTGATCGAGGGCTTGATCGAAGTGGTGACCGAGGCCTCAGCGGCGCCGGGCATGCGCCATGAGCATTTGCAGCCCTACATCGGTCAGGTGGTGCTCTTCACCTGGCCGGGCGCGCCCGGCGATCACGAGCATCGCTACGCGTCATGCGTCTGGCAGCGGGCCGTCGAGTGGAGCCCTTATCAGCCGCGAACCTTCGTATCGCCGGCGTTCCCCGGCTACGTCTCAGGACATAGCGCGTTTAGTCGGAGCGCGGCGGAGGTGTTGGCAGAGCTCACGGGCAGCGAGTTTTTCCCCGGTGGCCGTGCTGAATTTGTCGCGAACGCGGGCGAGTTCTTGAAGTTTGAGAATGGGCCCTCGCAGGAGGTTCGCCTGCAATGGGCCACCTACTTCGACGCCGCGGATCAGGCGGGTCAGTCGCGAATCTGGGGCGGAATTCACATCCTCG of the Lujinxingia sediminis genome contains:
- a CDS encoding pyridoxal phosphate-dependent aminotransferase, with product MVERRSEGKKSHGAFRSVPKTGVIYVMSEAGRHGYRPGDPGWTNLGQGQPETGMLEHAPARIDAISITEDDHEYSPVTGLWELREAVADHYNRRYRRGMASQYSAENVAICGGGRTALSRLAAALGPINLGHFLPDYTAYEELLDLFRLFNPIPILLDPRRGYAFSAGELEDEIKGRGLSALLLSNPCNPTGKLVGGDELGQWLRVARELDCAMIFDEFYSHYVWGKSVEEATAARYVEDVERDPAVIVNGLTKSWRYPGWRLSWTVGPKKVIERVASAGSFLDGGAARPLQRAAVRLLDDEVTDAEIVAIRERFAAKRHMMMSRLQKMGIKLDLPAQGTFYVWANLSELPPGLRDGMDFFSQALKRQVICVPGEFFDVNPGQRRANRYSRFKNYVRFSFGPPQAELEAGLDRLEQMIAEVSQAQMAGA
- a CDS encoding endonuclease/exonuclease/phosphatase family protein yields the protein MPHQLRVMTYNIRLGIQEGLYAISQVIDEADADVVALQEVGHHWTMGPSGDSTARLSALTGLEHHIFIPAIIEDRPGQEPARYGQALLSRWPILEVQVDPLPQIRDEPRRLARVLIDSPAGAVEIFCTHLSYLEEDRPQQGQVLRERICAAPLCGADDAPVARFIMGDFNEPERAEWLEALVAVCDDPGAPEAIETFPAHQPDRRIDFVLGQGARALAHRVLENATASDHLGVLTLWEV
- a CDS encoding sensor histidine kinase, producing the protein MRLSLATKVFIAFAGVTIVFSAVVMFGVERTQSLYGQLRAINQRIVPLGLQLSDVQNDLRSFHVVLNERDPAVLRRSLQLTRLLNALPENLDEELGEAALLADFSELEEVPAAQSEAFASILRDLRALQTRGAEFSKAASAFTAQVLRERPQGSELSASISETQTELSAEARALDNRLTQLRAELRVATDQALTRADDAERSSVYALGALSLAALAVALLVLILIVWTLRPLTTLAQAARRIGEGDYRPLPTPSTRMGQDEVALLTAEFNAMAHSLAERDARLRSQHAALLKSERLATIGRMTSLITHELRNPLSSINLNVEMLAEALEERGIDASDEDIRPLLETVIEEIDRLRDITEEYLTYARLPSPKTQPENLDDIVQGLIDFHQWEWSQHGVEVIVTIDNAPLEVDVDANQIRQALLNLIKNAVEASSPGDAIVVSVTRVEGVARVAIEDQGEGIRPEALERLFEPFFSTKSQGTGLGLPMTQQILEEHGGQLSVESDLGEGTRFCFELPLSSPH